A single genomic interval of Maledivibacter sp. harbors:
- a CDS encoding spore germination protein, whose protein sequence is MNKQKKLITSSQLGSLLIGFSVGPAFLRFANALVKIAAQDAWISAIIGLIYPLYVILIASFIINKHPNDDILVLSKKYFGKFLGSILNFIFISQFILVTLTVTSDFVNLTRTYIVPFLSPLKVVIIAISLAAYTSCNGLRVLGKTNQLINFGYVIILFSIVIFKSGDISNIQPVFGSGLSSIFKANKETAYFYTGWEAIFLLYPYVKDPGYIKKKTLKSLGVSGLIWVWAVFSTIVYLGIDIIPKSYWSYIFVFESIQIPIINNFRYIFTFIWILIIIRTISNYYFASTLGINKLIEIDIKKICIYIYPLMVYFALILSDDSLKEKILSFTSPTFTSFNLIFFTLIALLISFKPKH, encoded by the coding sequence ATGAATAAACAGAAAAAACTTATAACTTCAAGTCAGCTAGGCTCTTTATTGATAGGGTTCTCAGTTGGCCCGGCTTTTTTAAGATTTGCTAATGCCCTAGTAAAAATTGCCGCCCAAGACGCATGGATTTCAGCTATAATTGGATTAATATATCCCCTTTATGTTATTCTCATAGCCAGCTTTATCATAAATAAGCATCCCAATGATGACATATTGGTTTTAAGCAAAAAATATTTTGGTAAATTTTTGGGAAGCATATTAAATTTCATATTTATTTCACAGTTTATACTTGTTACCTTAACAGTTACATCAGATTTTGTTAATCTTACACGAACTTATATTGTTCCTTTTTTATCTCCTTTAAAGGTGGTTATAATAGCAATTTCATTAGCTGCCTATACATCTTGTAATGGGTTAAGGGTTCTAGGTAAAACAAATCAATTAATTAATTTCGGTTATGTGATAATTTTATTCTCTATAGTTATTTTTAAATCTGGTGATATATCAAATATACAACCTGTATTTGGTTCGGGTTTATCGAGCATTTTCAAAGCAAATAAAGAAACTGCATATTTTTATACTGGCTGGGAAGCCATTTTTTTGCTTTATCCATATGTAAAAGACCCTGGGTATATAAAGAAAAAAACTTTAAAGTCCTTGGGCGTATCTGGATTGATATGGGTATGGGCTGTATTTAGTACCATAGTTTATTTAGGTATAGATATCATTCCTAAAAGCTACTGGTCTTATATATTTGTTTTTGAAAGTATTCAAATACCTATAATTAATAATTTTCGATATATATTCACCTTTATCTGGATATTAATAATAATTAGGACTATTTCAAATTATTATTTTGCCTCTACCTTAGGTATAAATAAACTTATTGAAATTGATATAAAAAAAATATGTATATATATCTATCCTTTAATGGTTTATTTTGCTTTAATACTTTCCGATGATTCATTAAAAGAAAAAATACTGTCTTTTACATCTCCAACCTTTACTTCTTTTAATTTAATATTTTTTACATTAATAGCTTTACTGATATCATTTAAACCTAAGCATTGA
- a CDS encoding spore germination protein yields the protein MQLNENIDLIINEIGPNSPVIVKHFFIGNKKILDAALIYVNGLVNKDAIDKSILKPLMFQIEEEVFPHKNTAEYICKRYIPSSNTQTEKNIGSAIDNIKSGRTVILIDGISEFIIIDTLGGDFRSITDPPTESSVRGPREGFVENIETNISILRRKIKDKHLTIEDLQVGTRSQTELALIYIEDIVNEDVLKKVRDRINSINVDAVNDTGILEQYIEKSAYSVFPQVYGTERPDIIKANILEGRIAIILNGTPYVLTTPAIFIEFFQAVEDYNQRTIVSSFTRLLRIFAVFIIITLPSTYLALLQYNIELIPVKFINPIVQSREGIALTPFLEILAMEIVVEFLREGGLRLPPRIASTLSIVGGIIIGNAAVDSNIASPTTLLIIGITVVATFLIPNYEMSLSIRFIRFPMLILTNAMGFLGITCGIFFLIVHLFSLESFGIPYVSIESNDLKDIFIRAPLWEMNTRPESIPNNNPIRQKDFRKHLWRKDNE from the coding sequence ATGCAACTAAATGAAAATATAGATTTAATTATCAATGAGATAGGTCCTAATAGTCCTGTGATTGTCAAACATTTTTTTATTGGAAATAAGAAAATCCTTGACGCTGCCTTAATATATGTAAATGGATTAGTAAATAAGGATGCCATTGATAAAAGTATTTTGAAACCACTAATGTTTCAAATAGAAGAAGAAGTATTTCCCCATAAAAATACTGCGGAGTATATATGTAAAAGATACATACCATCATCAAATACACAAACAGAAAAAAATATTGGTTCTGCTATAGATAATATTAAATCTGGAAGAACGGTTATATTAATTGATGGCATAAGTGAGTTCATTATAATAGATACATTAGGTGGGGATTTTCGATCTATAACTGATCCTCCAACTGAATCATCGGTTAGAGGTCCTAGAGAAGGCTTTGTAGAAAATATAGAAACTAATATCAGTATTCTAAGACGAAAAATTAAAGACAAGCACTTAACAATAGAAGATTTGCAAGTTGGTACACGTTCCCAAACTGAATTAGCATTAATATACATTGAAGATATAGTGAATGAGGATGTTTTAAAAAAAGTTCGTGATAGAATAAACAGTATAAATGTGGATGCAGTAAATGATACTGGTATCCTTGAGCAATATATAGAAAAAAGTGCCTATTCCGTATTCCCACAGGTATACGGTACTGAAAGACCAGATATAATAAAAGCGAATATACTTGAAGGACGAATAGCCATTATATTAAATGGGACTCCCTATGTGCTTACTACTCCAGCCATATTTATAGAATTTTTTCAAGCTGTTGAAGATTATAATCAGCGAACAATAGTCTCATCCTTTACAAGACTTCTACGAATATTTGCAGTTTTCATAATCATAACATTACCATCTACCTATTTAGCTCTGCTACAATACAATATCGAGTTGATACCTGTAAAATTTATTAATCCAATTGTACAATCAAGGGAAGGCATAGCGTTGACCCCCTTTCTTGAAATATTAGCAATGGAAATAGTAGTAGAATTTTTAAGAGAAGGAGGACTAAGACTTCCACCAAGAATAGCATCAACCTTAAGTATAGTAGGAGGAATCATTATAGGAAATGCTGCAGTTGACTCAAATATAGCAAGTCCTACCACCCTACTTATAATCGGAATAACCGTCGTAGCTACTTTTTTAATTCCTAATTATGAAATGTCTCTTAGTATACGATTTATTAGATTCCCCATGCTTATTCTTACAAATGCTATGGGATTTTTAGGCATAACATGTGGCATATTCTTTTTGATAGTTCATCTATTCTCTTTAGAAAGTTTTGGAATTCCTTATGTATCTATTGAAAGTAATGATTTAAAGGATATATTTATTAGGGCCCCATTATGGGAGATGAATACTAGACCTGAATCCATCCCAAATAATAATCCTATACGACAGAAGGATTTCAGGAAGCACCTTTGGAGGAAAGATAATGAATAA
- a CDS encoding AzlC family ABC transporter permease has translation MKNLKVQYSFKHGVIDGLPIVIGFLPIGMAFGILSKTTGITMLDSILFSVLVFAGASQFIALNLLMVGAGIGEIILTTSLVNFRHFLMGASLATRMTEDMKRWSPFIAFGITDEVFSIASFKDGTLTKEYMISLELMGYSAWVFSTALGYFVGGILPIAVKSSMGIALYAMFGAILIPEIKKSNKAAILAGLSGVINTICKYFFALPQGWSIVISIIIASFLGLYLFKEGEMEEYE, from the coding sequence GTGAAAAATTTAAAAGTACAATATAGCTTTAAACATGGAGTGATAGATGGGTTACCAATTGTCATTGGTTTTCTCCCCATAGGGATGGCATTTGGAATATTATCAAAAACCACGGGGATTACAATGCTGGATAGTATATTATTTTCGGTACTTGTATTTGCAGGGGCAAGTCAATTTATAGCCTTAAACCTATTAATGGTAGGTGCCGGAATAGGAGAAATAATCTTAACCACCTCCCTAGTAAATTTCAGACATTTTTTAATGGGGGCATCCCTTGCAACAAGAATGACAGAAGATATGAAGAGGTGGAGTCCCTTCATCGCATTTGGGATAACCGATGAGGTTTTTTCTATAGCATCATTTAAGGATGGAACATTAACCAAAGAATATATGATTTCCCTTGAACTTATGGGATATTCTGCTTGGGTCTTTAGTACAGCATTAGGATATTTTGTTGGGGGAATACTACCAATTGCTGTTAAAAGTAGTATGGGAATAGCTTTATACGCAATGTTTGGGGCGATTTTGATACCAGAAATAAAAAAATCAAATAAAGCCGCAATACTAGCAGGTTTATCGGGAGTTATAAATACTATATGCAAGTATTTCTTTGCTCTGCCTCAAGGCTGGAGCATAGTTATATCCATTATAATAGCATCATTTTTAGGGTTGTATCTATTTAAGGAAGGGGAAATGGAAGAATATGAATAA
- a CDS encoding AzlD domain-containing protein — MNNQILLIIGMMLATYIPRLLPFIMVSGKKLPKRLEMLLKYIPYTALGALIIPGVFSAIPHMPLVSLSAIVFSFVYAWYKGGIIIPVLGSILVAFGMILMKNGYIF; from the coding sequence ATGAATAATCAAATATTATTAATTATAGGAATGATGTTGGCAACCTATATACCAAGATTACTTCCTTTTATCATGGTATCCGGAAAAAAATTACCCAAAAGATTGGAAATGCTGTTAAAGTATATACCCTATACGGCTTTAGGGGCATTGATAATACCGGGTGTTTTTTCTGCTATACCCCACATGCCATTGGTTTCATTATCAGCCATAGTTTTTTCCTTTGTGTATGCTTGGTATAAGGGTGGTATAATAATACCTGTATTAGGGTCAATACTAGTTGCCTTTGGTATGATTCTAATGAAAAATGGATATATTTTTTGA
- a CDS encoding sigma 54-interacting transcriptional regulator: MDIKQLKSVAEEIVVATSKILNDVTVAIVDQNGNYMAIDEFYIIRKGTEEWKPYIDEIIKKRKVTIIENPGLNPLCKGCENEGNCPQTLEISVPFNFDNRFFGYISVITFSNEMKDYYIKRIDQTVEYLNSMVKLMVSAAKEQATRIHAERMFSEREAIINSMNYGVVDCDIDGRIKCANHTFCNFIGADRPIENQLITEILTSTAIEEVLNNKGELEGREAQVFINNEMHRMVVSATVIKSESNEDIGFVFSLHKAAYIRSLVFGSKEECSENALSSIIGKSAAMIELRKRIESIANSCSTVMINGETGTGKELVARAIHSLSSRRDKPIVTINCAAIPDNLLESELFGYEEGAFTGGRKGGKAGIIEVADGGTLFLDEIGDMPLHLQAKLLRVLQEKEILRIGGYVPTPIDIRVISATHQDLDELIKRQLFRMDLYYRLNIIPIEISPLREHISDIDDLIDYFIMKYNHKLNKQIIACSRDYIEAMKQYTWPGNVRELENAIEYSINIQTGNILTTDSLLQKISDYDLEERSTMSLKQRTLEYERKVIQNVVKQYKNESNGIEKAAHLLGISRASLYRKLKG; encoded by the coding sequence TTGGATATTAAACAATTAAAGTCAGTAGCTGAGGAAATTGTGGTGGCAACTAGTAAAATTCTCAATGATGTTACGGTAGCAATTGTTGATCAAAATGGAAATTATATGGCCATTGATGAATTTTATATAATTAGAAAAGGTACTGAAGAGTGGAAACCCTATATTGATGAAATTATAAAGAAAAGAAAAGTGACTATCATTGAAAATCCTGGACTTAATCCACTTTGTAAAGGATGTGAAAATGAAGGAAATTGTCCACAAACCTTAGAAATTTCAGTTCCATTTAATTTTGACAATAGATTTTTTGGATATATCAGTGTTATAACATTTTCTAATGAGATGAAGGACTATTACATTAAACGCATAGATCAGACAGTTGAGTATTTGAACAGTATGGTTAAGCTCATGGTTAGTGCTGCAAAGGAACAAGCGACCAGAATTCATGCCGAAAGGATGTTTTCCGAACGAGAGGCTATCATTAATTCTATGAATTACGGTGTTGTTGATTGTGATATTGATGGACGAATTAAGTGTGCTAATCATACTTTTTGCAATTTTATTGGCGCTGATAGACCTATTGAAAACCAGCTTATTACTGAAATTTTAACCTCTACTGCTATTGAAGAAGTTCTAAATAACAAGGGTGAACTAGAGGGGCGTGAGGCACAAGTATTTATTAACAATGAAATGCATAGAATGGTTGTAAGTGCTACGGTGATAAAAAGTGAATCAAATGAGGATATTGGTTTCGTATTTAGCCTTCATAAAGCTGCATATATTAGGAGTTTAGTCTTTGGGAGTAAAGAAGAATGCTCTGAGAATGCCTTAAGCTCTATTATTGGGAAAAGTGCAGCTATGATTGAACTCAGGAAGAGAATAGAAAGCATCGCTAACAGTTGTTCGACTGTGATGATTAATGGGGAGACTGGAACTGGAAAAGAATTGGTTGCCCGAGCTATACACAGTCTAAGTTCAAGAAGGGATAAACCTATTGTAACCATTAATTGTGCCGCCATCCCGGATAACTTGTTAGAAAGTGAACTTTTCGGATATGAGGAGGGTGCATTTACAGGAGGGCGTAAGGGTGGAAAAGCAGGTATTATTGAAGTTGCTGATGGAGGAACTTTATTTTTAGATGAGATTGGCGATATGCCCTTGCACCTTCAAGCTAAACTGCTTCGGGTATTACAAGAAAAAGAAATCTTAAGAATTGGTGGATATGTACCGACTCCAATCGATATACGAGTGATATCAGCAACCCATCAAGATCTGGATGAACTCATAAAACGGCAGCTGTTTAGGATGGATCTATATTATCGTTTAAATATCATACCTATTGAAATTAGTCCACTACGAGAACATATTTCGGATATAGATGATTTAATCGACTATTTTATCATGAAATATAATCACAAGCTTAATAAACAGATTATAGCGTGTTCAAGGGACTATATTGAAGCTATGAAACAATACACATGGCCAGGCAATGTGCGAGAACTTGAGAATGCTATTGAGTATTCAATAAATATTCAAACGGGCAATATTTTAACTACTGATAGTCTTCTACAAAAAATTTCTGATTATGATTTGGAAGAAAGAAGTACAATGAGTTTAAAACAAAGGACCTTAGAATATGAAAGAAAAGTTATACAAAACGTTGTTAAACAGTATAAAAATGAGTCTAATGGTATAGAAAAAGCTGCACATTTATTAGGCATTAGTAGGGCATCATTATATAGGAAACTAAAAGGCTAG
- a CDS encoding formate C-acetyltransferase/glycerol dehydratase family glycyl radical enzyme, whose translation MTQMIKYCNKDFDKSITDRIAKIREEVISAKPTLCSERALLVTELYKETEDVPNVTRRAIALKKILDNMTQNIWDGELIVGSHGSNGRRSAPVFPEFATEWLKEELDEMLETREQDTFVVPQNVKDDIKSIFPYWNNKTIYNRYRAMLPEETKQARDSYMFTRDLFERNGYGHTAYDVEKILKVGIIGIKNEVEEKLSAVDLTTSEGIEKKLFYEGLIICLDAVVNYAKRYGQKALALAVKEKDTIRKKELEKIADVCNWVPENPARDIWEAIQVVAFMQIIIQTETSGDSVSPGRLDQYLYPYYKSDIKEGRYTIDEIQELLDSLWIKFNEIVKAQDSESIHIHPGFPMTPNLTIGGQTPDGDDATNELSYLMLNSQKHIRLTNPQFTVRFHKNTPEDFKMRVAEIVKLGTGMPAMFGDEGCMGAMQRSFPDMPIERIRDYSIVGCVELAPKGFQARVNGGFLNVARVVDLALNDGVDRLTGKQVGPETGKPESFKAFDDVLEAVRTQMEYFVKHQVINAAVVDMVQREYMPHLFLSSLIEGCIDNGKDMTRGGSLWGATPILHVGLATAANSLVAVKKTIFEDNTLKMEELIEVLNSNFSGERGEEVYEVLQSLPKYGNDNDYADDVMKTMTNMFFDEIEKHKDIDGRAYTSMILTLGATVPHGWKTGATADGRKSGTPVSDSMSPSNLGESEGPTAVLLSAGKIDQSRVLEGNVLNLKFNRNALSEEQSLKKLMDLVSTYFNTLKGQEVQVNVVDGKVLRDAQNNPQNYSDLIIRIAGYSARFVELAKELQDDIIAREEHEFL comes from the coding sequence ATGACACAAATGATTAAATATTGTAATAAAGATTTTGATAAATCGATTACAGATCGTATTGCAAAAATTAGGGAAGAAGTAATTTCTGCTAAACCGACTTTGTGTAGTGAGAGAGCATTACTTGTTACTGAACTATATAAAGAAACAGAAGATGTACCTAATGTAACAAGAAGAGCAATTGCACTCAAAAAAATTCTTGATAACATGACACAAAATATCTGGGATGGAGAGTTGATTGTAGGAAGTCATGGAAGTAACGGAAGGAGATCAGCACCCGTTTTTCCAGAGTTTGCTACAGAATGGCTAAAGGAAGAGCTAGATGAAATGTTAGAAACAAGGGAACAGGATACCTTCGTAGTTCCTCAAAATGTAAAGGATGATATTAAAAGTATCTTTCCATATTGGAATAATAAAACCATATACAACAGATATCGTGCCATGCTTCCTGAGGAAACTAAGCAGGCTAGAGATTCATATATGTTTACCCGTGATCTTTTTGAACGAAATGGTTATGGTCATACAGCTTATGATGTTGAAAAAATACTAAAGGTTGGAATCATAGGTATTAAGAATGAAGTTGAAGAAAAGCTTAGTGCTGTTGATTTAACCACTAGTGAAGGTATTGAAAAGAAACTCTTTTATGAAGGACTTATCATTTGTCTCGATGCAGTTGTTAATTATGCTAAGCGTTATGGACAAAAGGCCTTAGCCCTTGCCGTTAAAGAGAAGGACACCATAAGAAAAAAAGAACTTGAAAAAATAGCAGATGTTTGTAATTGGGTTCCTGAGAATCCAGCAAGGGACATATGGGAAGCTATTCAAGTTGTAGCTTTTATGCAAATTATCATTCAAACAGAAACAAGCGGTGATTCAGTTTCCCCAGGAAGATTAGATCAATATCTATATCCGTATTATAAAAGTGATATAAAAGAAGGACGCTATACCATAGATGAAATTCAAGAGCTTCTAGATTCTCTATGGATTAAGTTCAATGAAATTGTTAAAGCCCAGGATAGTGAATCTATTCATATTCACCCAGGTTTTCCTATGACTCCAAACCTTACAATTGGAGGGCAAACACCTGACGGAGACGATGCTACAAATGAGCTAAGCTACTTAATGCTTAATAGCCAAAAACATATAAGATTAACAAATCCTCAGTTTACAGTTCGTTTTCATAAGAATACTCCAGAGGATTTCAAAATGAGGGTTGCAGAAATTGTAAAGCTTGGGACTGGGATGCCAGCTATGTTTGGTGATGAAGGATGTATGGGGGCTATGCAAAGATCTTTTCCGGACATGCCTATAGAGCGTATTAGAGACTATAGTATTGTTGGTTGTGTAGAGCTTGCTCCAAAGGGATTCCAAGCTAGAGTTAATGGTGGATTTTTAAATGTGGCTCGTGTTGTAGATCTTGCTTTAAATGATGGTGTAGATAGGTTGACAGGTAAGCAAGTTGGACCTGAAACCGGTAAGCCCGAGAGCTTTAAAGCCTTTGACGATGTGCTTGAGGCTGTTCGTACACAAATGGAGTATTTTGTGAAACACCAAGTGATAAATGCTGCAGTAGTGGATATGGTACAGAGAGAATATATGCCGCATCTATTCCTTTCAAGCTTAATAGAAGGTTGTATAGATAATGGTAAAGACATGACTAGGGGTGGGTCCCTTTGGGGTGCAACACCTATATTACATGTTGGATTAGCAACAGCTGCCAACTCTTTAGTAGCTGTTAAGAAAACTATCTTTGAAGATAACACCCTTAAGATGGAGGAATTAATTGAAGTATTAAATAGTAATTTCTCTGGAGAAAGAGGAGAAGAAGTGTACGAAGTGCTACAGAGTCTTCCTAAATATGGAAATGATAATGATTATGCAGATGATGTCATGAAAACTATGACAAATATGTTCTTTGATGAAATTGAGAAACATAAGGATATTGATGGTAGAGCTTATACTTCTATGATCCTTACCCTTGGGGCAACTGTTCCTCATGGATGGAAAACAGGAGCCACTGCGGATGGAAGAAAATCAGGGACACCGGTTTCGGATTCCATGTCACCATCCAATCTAGGAGAGAGTGAAGGCCCTACGGCTGTACTTCTATCGGCTGGAAAGATAGATCAAAGTCGTGTTCTTGAGGGTAATGTATTAAATCTTAAATTCAATAGGAATGCATTATCAGAAGAACAGTCCCTAAAGAAATTAATGGATTTAGTTAGTACCTATTTCAACACACTAAAAGGACAAGAGGTACAAGTAAATGTTGTAGATGGAAAAGTCTTAAGAGATGCACAAAACAACCCACAAAACTACAGTGACCTTATTATTCGTATCGCAGGCTATAGCGCACGTTTTGTGGAGCTAGCAAAGGAATTACAGGATGACATTATAGCAAGAGAAGAACATGAATTTTTATAA
- a CDS encoding glycyl-radical enzyme activating protein codes for MQESNKGLIYNIQRYSLHDGPGIRTIVFLKGCPLRCKWCSNPESQKMDIEMMGSQEVGRIATVDEIFDVVSRDKVFYDESNGGMTLSGGEPLMQPDFANALVLEAKKRNIHVAIETTGFQQWESLWKVVEKIDLVLFDIKVMDSKRHEKFVGVPNELILENVKKLAGMNKDIIVRIPIIPGCNDSWDNLAKTSEFCKNIGVKNIELLPYHRLGEAKYDKLGRTYELKGLSTPSKEELREIASELTEEFKVKLSVI; via the coding sequence ATGCAAGAGTCGAATAAGGGATTAATTTATAATATACAACGTTATAGCCTCCATGATGGTCCAGGTATTCGTACAATCGTATTTCTTAAAGGATGTCCTCTTCGTTGTAAATGGTGTTCTAATCCAGAATCCCAGAAGATGGATATAGAAATGATGGGTTCCCAGGAGGTAGGACGTATAGCAACTGTAGATGAGATTTTTGATGTGGTCTCTAGAGATAAAGTGTTTTATGATGAATCCAATGGTGGAATGACATTATCTGGAGGCGAACCACTTATGCAGCCGGATTTTGCAAATGCACTTGTATTGGAGGCAAAGAAAAGAAATATTCATGTTGCAATTGAAACTACAGGATTTCAACAGTGGGAATCCCTTTGGAAGGTAGTTGAAAAAATAGACCTTGTTCTATTTGACATAAAGGTTATGGATTCTAAACGTCATGAAAAGTTTGTTGGAGTACCTAATGAGCTTATTTTGGAAAATGTTAAGAAACTAGCCGGAATGAACAAGGATATAATAGTTCGAATACCCATAATACCAGGTTGTAATGATAGCTGGGACAATCTAGCTAAGACAAGTGAATTCTGTAAAAATATTGGAGTTAAAAATATCGAGCTTCTACCCTATCATAGGTTAGGAGAAGCTAAATATGATAAATTAGGTAGAACCTATGAGCTGAAGGGTTTAAGCACTCCATCAAAGGAAGAACTTAGGGAAATTGCTTCTGAACTTACAGAGGAGTTTAAAGTAAAGTTGTCTGTTATATAG
- the ortA gene encoding 2-amino-4-oxopentanoate thiolase subunit OrtA has protein sequence MKARKGDWVEIENLILQPEERSTNLPEDTRKVPLNMWVRGFLQTDEAEVGEEVEIITLTERKISGKLVEMAPRHNYDYGDTIIELIQIGEELKRELAKALERGVK, from the coding sequence ATGAAGGCAAGAAAAGGAGATTGGGTAGAAATCGAAAATTTGATTCTCCAGCCCGAAGAGAGATCAACCAATTTACCAGAGGATACTAGAAAAGTTCCATTAAATATGTGGGTAAGGGGTTTTTTGCAAACCGATGAAGCCGAAGTTGGAGAAGAAGTTGAAATTATAACATTAACAGAAAGAAAAATTAGTGGGAAATTGGTTGAAATGGCACCAAGACATAATTATGACTATGGAGATACGATCATAGAATTAATTCAAATAGGTGAAGAACTTAAAAGAGAACTTGCAAAAGCTTTAGAAAGAGGTGTTAAGTAA
- the ortB gene encoding 2-amino-4-oxopentanoate thiolase subunit OrtB: MKDMSYEGVMSRNNEIMKAAVGIDYAKFEQSKIAFDYEGLMKEVPYSFKEIREIQRETKVGDTPLFELKNLTTLVRSVSEKGKGARIFVKDEAANCSGSYKDRRASLSVYHAQKHGYKGAISATSGNYGAAVASQASQRGIKSIVVQEVFDSRKVGQPEILEKGRKCEAFNSEVVQLTTGPELFYVFLRLLEETGYFNSSLYSPYSIAGVETLGYEIAEELMEKEGKFPDAVVVTNAGGGNLTGTARGLIKAGAVDTKIIGASVNLKGLHMASDTDFNKKSFTTGHTGFGIPFATLPDRSDVPRNAARTLRYMDRYVSVNQGEVFYVTQALAVLEGLERGPAGNTSLAAALAIAKEMDEDQIIVVQETEYTGAGKHPTAQLTFAKENGIEVRRGNPNEEIPGKSIVIPNSFDQIEAREINLDKMKRSFVKNAVVKAGVTIDELTKEDIEFLAEDCKISVSMVSDILKEMK; this comes from the coding sequence ATGAAGGATATGTCTTATGAAGGAGTTATGAGTAGAAACAATGAAATAATGAAGGCAGCAGTAGGTATTGACTATGCTAAGTTTGAACAAAGTAAAATAGCCTTCGATTACGAAGGGTTAATGAAAGAAGTTCCTTACTCTTTTAAAGAAATTAGAGAGATTCAAAGAGAAACCAAGGTTGGAGATACACCACTTTTTGAGCTTAAGAATTTAACTACTCTTGTAAGAAGCGTTAGTGAAAAGGGTAAGGGAGCTAGGATTTTTGTTAAGGATGAGGCAGCAAATTGTTCAGGTTCATATAAGGATAGAAGAGCTTCACTTTCGGTTTATCATGCCCAAAAACATGGATATAAAGGAGCTATTTCTGCTACTTCTGGGAACTATGGAGCAGCAGTAGCATCCCAGGCATCACAAAGAGGAATTAAATCCATCGTTGTCCAAGAAGTATTTGATTCAAGAAAAGTAGGACAACCAGAGATATTAGAAAAAGGAAGAAAGTGTGAAGCCTTTAACTCAGAGGTTGTACAGCTTACAACTGGACCCGAATTATTCTATGTATTTCTAAGATTATTAGAGGAAACTGGTTATTTCAATTCATCACTTTATTCACCATATAGTATTGCAGGTGTTGAGACTCTAGGATATGAGATCGCTGAAGAACTTATGGAGAAAGAAGGTAAGTTTCCAGATGCAGTAGTAGTAACTAATGCAGGTGGAGGAAATCTTACAGGAACAGCTAGGGGATTAATCAAAGCAGGAGCTGTAGATACAAAAATAATTGGAGCATCCGTAAATCTTAAAGGACTTCACATGGCTTCTGATACAGATTTCAATAAGAAATCCTTTACAACAGGGCATACAGGTTTTGGTATCCCTTTTGCTACATTGCCTGATAGATCCGATGTTCCAAGAAATGCCGCTAGAACCTTAAGATACATGGATAGATATGTTTCTGTAAATCAAGGGGAAGTATTTTATGTAACACAAGCATTAGCTGTTCTTGAGGGCCTTGAAAGAGGACCAGCAGGAAATACATCTTTAGCAGCTGCTTTAGCTATTGCTAAAGAGATGGATGAGGATCAAATAATTGTTGTTCAAGAAACTGAGTATACAGGTGCTGGTAAACATCCAACTGCACAATTAACATTTGCTAAGGAAAATGGAATTGAAGTAAGAAGAGGAAATCCAAATGAAGAGATACCAGGAAAGAGTATCGTAATTCCTAATAGCTTTGATCAAATTGAAGCAAGAGAAATTAACTTAGATAAGATGAAAAGATCCTTCGTTAAGAATGCAGTGGTAAAGGCAGGGGTTACAATAGATGAATTAACCAAGGAAGATATAGAATTTTTAGCTGAAGATTGCAAGATATCAGTTAGTATGGTAAGTGATATCTTAAAGGAAATGAAATAG